One Actinoplanes missouriensis 431 DNA segment encodes these proteins:
- a CDS encoding IS630 family transposase — MRPAHIYARMPAEQHTELITALHGPWRTATRMVIVVLSAAGWPASEIADLLHYDPATVRRWIARHQHEGLAGLPDRPRSGRPRKGSRRLGERIHRLLLTPKAWTTARLWRALGRPQLSLSTLRRRIREQARWCRPRLIAKSDPDHDQKCADIRDRIAALPAGSVVLAEDETHLDLLPRIRACWMPAGIRHRILTPGTNLRRTMHGAINLATGTWHHHVSVKNVSVVFCYFLQQLLDAYPDAPVVAVICDNGTTHHSGITKRWLTEHPRLQVIEGAKYSPQDNPVERIWAALKRKIANTAPATMADRVRQAHAFFRYRTDADNLTTTAPWTSPWLPEGYGQNLWPGA; from the coding sequence ATGCGCCCTGCGCACATCTACGCCCGGATGCCGGCCGAGCAACACACCGAACTGATTACCGCCCTGCACGGCCCGTGGCGGACGGCGACCCGCATGGTCATCGTCGTGCTGTCCGCCGCAGGCTGGCCGGCTAGCGAGATCGCCGATCTGCTGCACTACGACCCCGCCACCGTCCGGCGATGGATCGCCCGACACCAGCACGAAGGTTTGGCCGGGCTACCCGACCGGCCTCGCAGCGGACGACCCCGCAAAGGCAGCCGCCGCCTCGGCGAACGCATCCACCGGCTGCTCCTGACTCCGAAGGCCTGGACCACAGCCCGGCTCTGGCGTGCTCTGGGCCGCCCACAGCTCAGCCTGTCCACGCTGCGCCGCCGCATCCGCGAACAAGCCCGCTGGTGCCGGCCCCGGCTGATCGCCAAAAGCGACCCCGACCACGATCAGAAATGCGCGGACATCCGCGACCGCATCGCCGCCCTTCCGGCAGGGTCAGTCGTCCTCGCAGAAGACGAAACCCACCTCGACCTGCTGCCTCGCATCCGCGCCTGCTGGATGCCGGCCGGGATCCGCCACCGGATCCTGACTCCCGGCACCAACCTGCGCCGCACCATGCACGGCGCGATCAACCTGGCCACCGGCACCTGGCATCACCACGTCAGCGTCAAGAACGTCTCCGTGGTGTTCTGCTACTTCCTGCAACAACTGCTCGACGCCTACCCAGACGCACCCGTGGTGGCCGTGATCTGCGACAACGGCACCACCCACCACAGCGGCATCACGAAACGCTGGCTGACCGAACACCCACGCCTGCAGGTGATCGAAGGCGCCAAATACAGCCCTCAGGACAACCCGGTCGAACGAATCTGGGCAGCCCTGAAACGCAAGATCGCGAACACCGCACCCGCCACGATGGCCGACCGCGTCCGCCAAGCCCACGCGTTCTTTCGCTACCGCACCGACGCCGACAACCTCACCACCACAGCACCCTGGACCTCACCGTGGCTCCCCGAGGGTTACGGACAGAACCTTTGGCCAGGCGCTTAG
- a CDS encoding helix-turn-helix transcriptional regulator — MGVEPGTALPGRARELADLTAAVDAAARGPVAVLLRGQAGIGKTALLDAAVAHARLRGHRCVQVQGAEPLLTTHGIDPTGLPEHLRGAPAAPDLRPAAVTALVVALEQLARDRPALIVADDADRADDTWMRLLTTALQSSSARVALLIGARDERYLPWVSPGIVRYEIGPLPEDAAARLLGASPSRRTGDLRRAAGNPLALRLLREPATALPPEFSRRVQALPETTRWLLAHAAVAGDDERITTLTRAAGASPDLRDWAPAERAGLVVVRDGHVRFPHPLIRMAAVAGYPAEQIARAHRELAATTGDAFRRAEHLAHAATGPDETVAAALEDAAAGAIRRTDYPAATRALQLAAELSPDGADAASRYARAVFAAHRSGEPEWALDLYDRALSLTRDPDVTGVAACGAGFALLHLAQPWEAFEVTARAARRGPADTQVALTTVVVAAAAALLSGAPAHREQLPGLLALAGSGAGGPLGESMIPCAEAGLARAAIRAMSDPAGYARTASSPQPAGKGPADLTRTLFAGTIAFLLDDSLTAATELRAAWELGVNFGAPGSTLASFPLLVTALIDGGKWSDAERLLDVAAQRATAVRSPYLSIVVPALRAALRALRGDGPAPPVAGLPTLPGTSLSDSLRERAAGLTALSAGDHARAYAHFRRLFDEDGDPRHYFLGPRSLPQLALSAAGAGHAEQARRILDRCRRAAGDAPGSRMVMLLAHAAALLDETPAAEQWFQKAIEDTQRALHWPLEYAEAQLAFGLWLRTRRRGQLARAHLLPARDTFLRLGAHAHAEQAGKALPPEQPSAGQTANPLDALTPHQRMVAELVAAGLTNKQIAERLHLSPRTVASHLYRLYPELGVRNRHQLRTLLDGGGV, encoded by the coding sequence GTGGGGGTCGAACCAGGGACAGCGCTGCCCGGCCGCGCGCGGGAACTGGCGGACCTGACTGCCGCCGTCGACGCCGCCGCACGCGGACCGGTCGCCGTGCTGCTCCGCGGCCAGGCCGGCATCGGCAAGACCGCGTTGCTGGACGCCGCGGTGGCACACGCCCGGCTGCGCGGACATCGATGCGTGCAGGTGCAGGGCGCGGAGCCGCTGCTGACCACGCACGGCATCGACCCGACCGGGCTGCCCGAGCACCTGCGCGGCGCGCCGGCCGCGCCGGATCTACGCCCGGCGGCGGTGACCGCGCTGGTCGTCGCCCTGGAACAGCTGGCCCGGGACCGGCCGGCCCTGATCGTCGCCGACGACGCCGACCGGGCCGACGACACCTGGATGCGGCTGCTCACCACGGCCCTGCAGAGCAGCTCGGCGCGGGTCGCGCTGCTGATCGGGGCGCGCGACGAGCGGTACCTGCCGTGGGTGTCGCCGGGCATCGTCCGGTACGAGATCGGCCCGCTCCCGGAGGACGCGGCGGCCCGGCTGCTCGGCGCGTCACCGTCCCGGCGTACCGGTGATCTGCGCCGGGCCGCGGGCAATCCGCTGGCCCTCCGGCTCCTCCGCGAGCCCGCCACCGCGCTGCCGCCGGAGTTCTCCCGCCGCGTCCAGGCGCTGCCGGAGACGACCCGGTGGCTGCTGGCGCACGCCGCGGTGGCCGGCGACGACGAGCGCATCACGACGCTGACCCGGGCGGCCGGCGCGTCCCCCGATCTGCGCGACTGGGCGCCCGCCGAGCGGGCCGGACTGGTCGTCGTCCGGGACGGGCACGTGCGGTTCCCGCATCCGCTGATCCGGATGGCCGCCGTGGCGGGGTACCCGGCCGAGCAGATCGCCCGGGCCCATCGCGAGCTCGCCGCCACCACCGGCGACGCGTTCCGCCGGGCCGAGCATCTCGCGCACGCCGCCACCGGGCCGGACGAGACCGTGGCCGCCGCGCTGGAGGACGCCGCCGCCGGCGCGATCCGCCGCACCGACTACCCGGCGGCGACCCGCGCTCTGCAGCTCGCGGCCGAGCTGAGCCCGGACGGTGCGGACGCGGCGTCACGGTACGCCCGGGCGGTCTTCGCCGCGCACCGCAGCGGCGAGCCGGAGTGGGCGCTCGACCTCTATGACCGGGCCCTGTCCCTGACCCGTGACCCGGACGTCACCGGGGTCGCCGCGTGCGGGGCCGGTTTCGCGCTGCTGCACCTGGCCCAGCCGTGGGAGGCGTTCGAGGTGACCGCGCGGGCGGCCCGCCGCGGGCCCGCGGACACCCAGGTGGCGCTCACGACGGTGGTGGTGGCGGCCGCCGCAGCGCTGCTGTCCGGCGCGCCCGCCCACCGCGAGCAGTTGCCCGGCCTGCTGGCGCTCGCCGGCAGCGGCGCCGGGGGCCCGCTGGGTGAGAGCATGATCCCGTGCGCCGAGGCCGGCCTGGCCCGCGCCGCGATCCGCGCGATGAGTGACCCGGCCGGCTACGCCCGTACGGCGAGCAGCCCGCAGCCGGCCGGCAAGGGACCGGCCGACCTGACCCGCACGCTGTTCGCCGGCACGATCGCCTTCCTGCTCGACGACTCGCTCACGGCCGCCACCGAGCTGCGCGCCGCCTGGGAGCTGGGCGTCAACTTCGGCGCGCCGGGATCCACGCTGGCCTCGTTCCCGCTGCTGGTGACGGCGCTGATCGACGGCGGGAAGTGGTCCGACGCCGAGCGGCTGCTGGACGTGGCCGCCCAGCGGGCGACGGCGGTCCGCTCCCCGTACCTGTCGATCGTGGTGCCGGCGCTGCGCGCGGCGCTGCGGGCCCTGCGCGGGGACGGGCCCGCGCCGCCCGTCGCCGGCCTGCCCACCCTGCCCGGCACCTCGCTCAGCGACAGCCTGCGGGAACGCGCGGCCGGACTGACCGCGCTGAGCGCCGGCGACCACGCCCGCGCCTACGCGCACTTCCGCCGCCTGTTCGACGAGGACGGCGATCCGCGGCACTACTTCCTGGGCCCCCGGTCCCTGCCCCAGCTGGCGCTGAGCGCGGCCGGCGCCGGTCACGCCGAGCAGGCCCGCCGGATCCTCGACAGGTGCCGTCGCGCCGCCGGGGACGCGCCGGGCTCCCGGATGGTGATGCTGCTGGCCCACGCGGCCGCCCTGCTCGATGAGACTCCCGCCGCCGAGCAGTGGTTCCAGAAGGCGATCGAGGACACCCAGCGGGCGTTGCACTGGCCGCTGGAGTACGCGGAGGCGCAACTCGCGTTCGGACTGTGGCTGCGCACCCGGCGTCGCGGCCAGCTCGCGCGGGCGCACCTGCTGCCGGCGCGCGACACCTTCCTGCGGCTCGGCGCGCACGCCCATGCCGAGCAGGCCGGCAAGGCCCTGCCGCCGGAGCAGCCGTCCGCCGGGCAGACCGCGAACCCGCTGGACGCGCTGACGCCCCACCAGCGCATGGTCGCCGAACTGGTCGCCGCCGGACTGACGAACAAGCAGATCGCCGAGCGGCTGCACCTGTCGCCGCGCACCGTGGCCTCGCATCTCTACCGGCTCTATCCGGAGCTGGGCGTGCGCAACCGCCATCAGCTGCGCACGCTGCTCGACGGCGGGGGTGTGTGA
- a CDS encoding ATP-binding protein, giving the protein MDPILLGRDAELARLAALPPSGLLVVTGDRGCGKSALLSAAARQAAGSGRRVITGHGAETAALWPLPLLLALRDDLAAAPPAVSGPAMTFLGLAPGGPPPAHDRINTIVGTVVAAAARHRPITIVVDDACHLSA; this is encoded by the coding sequence ATGGATCCGATCCTGCTGGGCCGCGACGCTGAGCTGGCCCGGCTCGCCGCGCTGCCGCCGAGCGGCCTGCTGGTGGTCACCGGCGACCGCGGCTGCGGTAAGTCCGCCCTGCTCAGCGCCGCGGCACGGCAGGCCGCCGGGTCCGGGCGCCGGGTGATCACCGGGCACGGCGCCGAGACCGCCGCGCTGTGGCCGCTGCCGCTCCTGCTCGCCCTGCGCGACGATCTCGCCGCGGCGCCGCCCGCGGTCAGCGGTCCGGCCATGACCTTCCTGGGTCTCGCGCCGGGCGGTCCGCCGCCGGCTCACGACCGGATCAACACCATCGTAGGTACGGTCGTCGCCGCGGCCGCCCGACACCGGCCGATCACGATCGTGGTCGACGACGCGTGCCACCTAAGCGCGTGA